A region from the Conexivisphaerales archaeon genome encodes:
- a CDS encoding DUF1512 domain-containing protein, with protein MVVYFQTATDILTYITNIVWVVVIMAFLFYGNRIQVYLSLRKVGGSLKALERMRDETKKRMVQEFSKYGGDAIEIKAETDRLLSSILIDPVSMDPSGIVYKLEHLIKTYEDYFKKKVERLTPSADKTVRQNLSNIVEIGMSLDYLYRYVRHLYASAKRYNDLFAVVQLQMTLPLLMDSAEAYYAATDAFVKGEPIGDSFGPMVASAIISSSSGSKPQQISEETVYSEVNYEGRRLIVVKAEGPGGTVGRPGEAVEKLLESNPDTSLVITIDAALKLEGENSGEVAEGVGAAIGGPGVDRYRIEGIATKHNVPMYAVVVKMSEKEAITKMKNEIKNQVDEVLRRVRRLLYEKTEPNSKVLLAGIGNTIGVP; from the coding sequence ATGGTTGTTTACTTTCAGACTGCCACAGACATACTGACCTACATAACAAACATCGTGTGGGTTGTAGTAATTATGGCCTTCCTGTTCTATGGTAATAGGATACAGGTCTACCTGTCTCTGAGAAAGGTAGGAGGTAGTTTGAAAGCGCTCGAAAGGATGAGAGATGAGACGAAGAAGAGAATGGTGCAGGAGTTCTCAAAGTATGGTGGAGATGCGATAGAGATCAAGGCTGAAACAGACAGGCTTCTCTCCAGCATCCTGATCGACCCTGTTTCGATGGACCCTAGTGGAATCGTATACAAGCTTGAACATCTGATAAAGACTTATGAGGATTACTTCAAGAAGAAGGTAGAAAGGCTGACACCAAGCGCAGACAAGACGGTCAGGCAGAATCTATCAAACATAGTTGAGATAGGCATGTCTCTTGACTATCTTTACAGATACGTGAGGCATTTGTATGCATCTGCAAAGAGGTACAACGACCTCTTCGCAGTGGTTCAGCTACAGATGACCCTGCCCTTGCTGATGGACTCAGCGGAAGCATACTATGCAGCCACTGATGCGTTTGTAAAGGGTGAACCGATAGGAGACAGCTTTGGTCCTATGGTCGCTTCAGCCATCATCAGCAGCAGTTCAGGTTCAAAACCACAGCAGATTTCGGAAGAGACTGTTTACTCTGAAGTGAATTATGAAGGGAGAAGACTAATTGTCGTCAAGGCTGAAGGGCCAGGAGGAACAGTCGGAAGGCCAGGAGAGGCTGTAGAAAAGCTTCTTGAAAGCAATCCTGATACATCACTTGTAATAACCATCGACGCAGCTCTGAAGCTGGAGGGAGAAAACTCTGGAGAGGTTGCTGAAGGTGTTGGTGCTGCAATAGGTGGGCCTGGCGTAGACAGGTACAGGATAGAGGGGATAGCTACAAAGCATAATGTTCCGATGTATGCTGTGGTTGTGAAGATGTCAGAGAAGGAAGCGATAACAAAGATGAAGAATGAAATAAAGAACCAGGTTGACGAAGTACTCAGAAGGGTGAGAAGGCTGCTGTACGAGAAGACTGAGCCAAATTCAAAGGTTCTTCTGGCAGGGATTGGCAATACAATAGGCGTACCCTAG